A region of the Salmo trutta chromosome 40, fSalTru1.1, whole genome shotgun sequence genome:
tgtgatagtgtgcctgtgtgtgtgtgtgtgtgtgtgtcatttcacAGTCCATAAAGagctgttgtttttttgttgctctATTTTGAGCCAGCTGTAGCTTTgttaggtctttctttgctgcgcTTGCCCATATTACCGGACAGTAATCAATAAGGGACGagaccagagcctgaacaactagtacagttgatttgtGTCAAAAACGCAGAACATGTTTTAATAAGACATACCGCTCCCCATCTTCACAGCAACTTtatcaatatgacttgaccatgataaatGACCATCCGatgttatacctaggagtttagcttcctcaacttTCTCAATAGTCACACCCTTTATGTACAACTCCAGCtgaggtttaggtcttagagAATGCATTGAACCAAATACTACGTTTTtagttttagatgtatttaagaccagtttattattaatTACAGTCATTGTCAGAATGGGtaacaccttatttacattttCTGTGAGATCACTGGCTTTGGGTGCTGACATGTAGAATGTGGAATCATCCGCATACATGGTCATTTTAGCTTTGTGTAAGACCAGTgtcaaatcatttgtaaaaatagagaagaaTAATGACCCAAGACAACTGTcctgtacatatctgatgttagaggagcttccattgaagaacactctCTGGGTTCTGTTGTGTATTTACAGAGAATTACCTCGACCCCCCTCTCCTTGAAACATATATTTTcctcaatctctttctctctctctgccctctttcTATAAACAGCAAATTAAACTGTGTAAAATGTACTCTGAGAGCTTTAGATTGAACACCTCTTGAGAGTGTATACCTTATGCTAGATATGAATATCAGTAATAAATGAAAATCCAAATATTCTAAACCCTTCCTCTTGTTCTGCTTCTGTAATTCTCATATTCACTCTCTATCTCCCGCTCTCCCCAGGTCTGTTGTGTGTGTCCGTGCTTCCCCCGAGGCGCGGGTCATTCTATGTGGAGCATGGGACAGGGGTGTCGGTGGGTACAGTGCTGGCCTTCTGGTGTAGGGAGGGCTACCAGCTGGTGGGCAGTGATAAGATCTCCTGCAGCGTCTGGGCAGGCAAACCCCAGTGGAGCAACTTCCTGCCAGTCTGTGAGGGTGAGACAACACAGCTGGTCCAATCCCTAGCTAGCTCCCCGCCTCTTCTCCTATTCTATGCCCATTTCACCTAGCTCATACCCTCCTTCCCTAGCTCCCTTCTCCTAGCTGCAACACATTTCTCCTACCCTCTTTTCCTAGCTCCCTACTCCTAGCTCCCACCCCTTGCAGTAATCACAGATCTTAAAAAATATATCTGAAGCAACATGATAGGTGAAAGTAATTTGTCAGAGACTCAGTACTGGACTGAATTGACTTTCCCTTGATCTGCCTTCCCCTCAGCCATATCGATGCCAGAGGACCGGGGTCTGCGCGTGGCCGTGTTGGCCTCAGTGGTCAGTGGCATCGTCATCCTGGCAATGTCTCTCTCCTTCATCATCTGCTGCCTGCAGGAACGCACTGGGAAGGACAGGGCCACCAGGAGGGACGGCAGGagcaggtacacacaaacacacccacgcGCGTTCATAGGCGCaagcaagcaagcacacacacacagacacgcgcacATTTGAAATGctttatttgaatccacaaaTCACGTATCACATTACAGTCGAGAAGGATTCCAACATTTCATAGGTCATGGATATATCGACACTTGTGGATACAGAAAGCACCTTATCCACACAATAAGGCTGCCCATGACCACTGACACAGAGCAGTACCTCGCTAGATGCTTTGCCTTTGTGCGACGCAGGCCTGCAATCTGAACGCACGTACCGTCCACCTGGGCGAGACTCCTAAATATCACCACTACAAGTTTGCACTGATAACCAAGGCTGTTCAGGCGTGACATGAGGGTCTGGTATTTCAGCAACTTGGCAGCAAATTCCTGCTCCATGTAGGAGGCCATGAGCACCTCCCACAACAACAATATGTGGCATATTTGGTATATAACAAAAtgaatatcacacacacacacacacgcacgcacgctccGAACCTTTACCGGAAAGAGGAGACAGAGGTGATATTGATGGAGATGATGATAACCACCTCTCTCCAGGCGTAGAGACGCGCAGTCTCGGCGTAGTGAGTGctggctggagagagaggagggggactgGGACACGTTCCCCCCTCCTAAGATCTTCCACCTGTCACAGCGGCCGGACCTCCGGCTGGCTGCAGAAAGCCCTGTCTACCTGGGGGGCATGGCCGGCTTCGACAACCGTGGATACCAGAGGTGAGAACCTGAGATCTACTGTATGAACCTAAAAGAGTTGTAAATATCAATTGAAATCTGCTACAGTATGCACCTTTTATAGACACCTAATATATTGGTTTGTTTCCACTGATTCtaaggtctccctctctctctctctctctctctctctctctctctctctctctaggagtcAGGAGAGCCTACTGAAGGCCCCGCTTCCTGGTCTGTTCCGGGCAGAGAGTCAGATCATCTACCCCCACCTGGTGCTCCAGAGAGTCCCCACCCCCACCGCCCCAACTGCCCCTGTCTACCTCCAAAACATGCCCTCCAGCTCTGCCTCCAACTCCGGATGCGCTCCCTCACAGCCACACCACATGCCCCCATATCCTACCCCGCAGTATCCTATCCACAACTCCACCCCCCAGCGAGTTCCATGGCAAATGCAGCCCCATTGAACTGTCACtgtcccctcgctctctccctctctggaggTCAAGGGTCAATGAGGAAGGATCAAATAACACACTATTCCCTAATAAGTGCGCTACGTTTGAGCAGAGCCCCATGCAGCTAGCCTCGTACAAgttttggtcaaaagtaatgtactACATCGGGAATAAGGTGTTATTTGTGATTTGAGAACAGCCCTCAGACCCCTGTCAGCAAGATGCTTCTACTACTGCAAGAATGGCTGGATGGGACACGtgttactgtatatactgtatgatatggactgacagacagagagaccagagggTCTTTTCCAGCACTTTCAGACTCCTCGCCTCTTCTCTCACTGAGGAAGCCCTGTCTACTGTTTCTAGTGTATTTCTACACGGCAGAGGTTTTTCTATCTCTGccattctctctgtgtctcctgtcAAGGCTTTTGTTAATTTTGTGGTGTCCTCCATTTTCACAAGAGCTTACTTCCTATTAGTCTTCTGATTGGTCAAAGTCACCCTCAGACCGGGCCTATCAGGACACATCCACTTGTTGATGTCACTGACTGAAGACTGTGAGATGTTGTTGGGCGGTGGTCACCAGGTCGCCACCGACCAAAGAAGAAATGGACTTAGCTGAGGAAAGTggatacagaaatcatccccaaTACCATGTATGGGtgtataatatattattcttatAGGTCATGAAtagtcaaaatcatgtttttcatgaaattggatgatatttggatgaaagtatgatgaccaaagtatgaaaaatgactgtttCGTCTACATTGATAATGTTTGGATTCTTGGATTCAGGAAGCGGGATTATTAAGGGGATAGGGTGACATCACCCTAACTCTCactttaatacaccaatggtaacatgatattctcttacctaatttaaatacGTACCGCCTTGTAACCAGCATGGGAGACAGCGTGTTTGCAGAGGGGcgtggtttatatagctagatagctactctactggttTTAGCTAGTCACCGGCTAGCTAGGTCCTCAGCCAGCGTGGAACTAAAGGGGGGACAGGACGTTGAAAACTCTGACacagttgtcatgtcaacacatccATCAGTGCTGGTGTGAACCGCAGCACCAGAAACATGCCAAACGGGAGATGTATGAAACAAATACGTATAtcattgatgcaatttcaatgttgtttgagtAGCTTTGTGTATCacttcctggtagttagccatgaAATAAAAAGTAATTTTCCAAAATTTTGAGCATTTATATCCCAAAATAATATAATGGGGGATATTTTTGTCACTCAAAAGGTTATTTTACATGgcaatcagaatgactgttcaggaCAAGTTATTATTTTCCCATTTTTTCTAAAGTTTTGGACTAAAACTTTGGAGAGCTCCTTACCTGTTGTTGAAGTCTTTGTCATGCGTTTTTCTACGCTGATAGGAGACTTGGAACAGTCACACCAACTAACCTGCACTTTAGGGATTTTACTGACGAGATGGCAATAGCAATTGCAAGAACCTTGCACTGGCTATTCCCGCAATATGTTCGTATGAAAAATGGTTTCTACCTGAAAACTGATTAAAGATATTTTTGTTTAGTTGAATGTAGTGTTCTGGGAGTATTTTTGTCTCAACATGACCCTTATTTCCATAGCAATGTGCCTTATCCATCAACTGTCATTTCTGTACCCTCCAGCAGGGGGAGACCTTTCACAGCCGATCAGTCCCATAGAAAATGCTGATGTGCTCTGAACCAGCGTTTCACTCTGTCCTGGGGACCCCAGTGCaccttttggtttttgccctagcactactcacagctgattcaaatcatcaaggCTTGATCAGGAATTGATTCCATGAATCCGCTGTGTAGTGTTAGGCCAATTGTGGACCCCTCCTGTATAATGATGGGTGAAATGTGAACAGTAGTTATATCCATCAATAGGTCAATAAAGACaaaggtggggtggggggggggtcgttCTCGTCCTGGAAAACTATCCTCAACTCTTCTACTACTCCAGCTGTCTCAACTACAACCGAAGAGGAATGTCCACGTGGACTGGAAAGGATCTGGAAGGACCTCACAGAACATAAGGATGGAGGTTGAGGATGGAGATTTGAGGATGGAGGTTGAGGATGGAGGTTTGAGGATGGAGGGTTGAGGATGGCGGTTGAGGATGGCGGTTGAGGATGGAGGTTTGAGGATGGCGGTTGAGGATGGAGGTTTGAGGATGGCGGTTGAGGATGGAGGGTTGAGGATGGAgggttgaggatggaggttgaGGATGGAGATTTGAGGATGGAGGTTGAGGATGGAGGGTTGAAAATGGAGGGTTGAGGATGGCGGTTGAGGATGGAGGTTTGAGGATGGCGGTTGAGGATGGAGGGTTGAGGATGGAGGGTTGAGGATGGCGGTTGAGGATGGCGGTTGAGGATGGAGGTTTGAGGATGGcggttgaggatggaggttgaggatggaggttgaggatggaggttgaGGATGGTGGTTGAGGATGGAGGTTTGAGGATGGCGGTTGAGGATGGAGGGTTGAGGATGGAgggttgaggatggaggttgaggatggaggttgaGGATGGAGGGTTGAGGATCGAGGAATGAGGATGGCGGTTGAGGATGGAGGTTTGAGGATGGCGGTTGAGGATGGAGGATTGAGGATGGAGGGTTGAGGATGGAGGGTTGAGGATGGAGATTGAGGATGGAGATTTGAGGATGGAGGTTGAGGATGGAGGGTTGAGGATGGAGGGTTGAGGATGGCGGTTGAGGATGGCGGTTGAGGATGGAGGTTTGAGGATGGAGGTTGAGGATGGAGGGTTGAGGATGGAgggttgaggatggaggttgaggatggaggttgaGGATGGAGGGTTGAGGATCGAGGAATGAGGATGGCGGTTGAGGATGGAGGTTTGAGGATGGCGGTTGAGGATGGAGGGTTGAGGATGGAGGGTTGAGGATGGAGGGTTGAGGATGGAGATTGAGGATGGAGATTTGAGGATGGAGGTTGAGGATGGAGGGTTGAGGATGGAGGGTTGAGGATGGCGGTTGAGGATGGCGGTTGAGGATGGAGGTTTGAGGATGGCGGTTGAGGATGGAGGGTTGAGGATGGAGGGTTGAGGATGGCGGTTGAGGATGGCGGTTGAGGATGGAGGTTTGAGGATGGcggttgaggatggaggttgaggatggaggttgaGGATGGCGGTTGAGGATGGAGGTTTGAGGATGGCGGTTGAGGATGGAGGGTTGAGGATGGAgggttgaggatggaggttgaGGATGGAGTTTGAGGATGGAGGGTTGAGGATGGAGGGTTGAGGATGGCGGTTGAGGATGGCGGTTGAGGATGGAGGGTTGAGGATGGCGGTTGAGGATGGAgggttgaggatggaggttgaggttggaggttgaggatggaggttgaggatggaggttgaggatggaggagagacgCCTTACTTCTTCTCTTAATGTGGCAAGAGTTTCTCCCGATTGGGAAATGTAAAAACACACCAACGGATACACACTTGAGAGAAGCCTTACAGATTGGTGTCTTTTTAAATGGCCCAATGTATACATAAAGGAGAGAAGTCTCATCAGTTTTCTCAGACCAGCTAAGATTAGTCACTCCACTTAATTCTCATCctataaaataattggcaactttGAATTGGATCAAATGAAGACAGCGTAGAACACTCTTGTAATCCTATTGTTTCTCACTGTGAGAACCGTGCAGAAAAAAGGGAGCATTCTAGAATGTTAGTCTCTCTTCTCTTTACTGATCAGGGTGCACCTTGTTGATATTGAGATCTTGGATTTGCAATTATGGTTGAATATCCTCTGTGAGGCGTCTCACAATGGAGTCTGATGGTTGACTGGGTGGTACTGCTTCCCTCtgcagttttctgtgggaatgagcttgtatacacaacatatactgagtgtacaaaacattaaggacacctgctctttccataacatagactgtttctgtacagcactttgtgacatcggctgatgtaaaaagggctttataaatacatttgatgatggCGGTTGAGGATGGCGGGTTGAGGATGGcggttgaggatggaggttgaGGCTGGAGGTTGAGGATGGCGGTTGAGGATGGAGATTTGAGGATGGAGATTTGAGGATGGCGGTTGAGGATGGCGGTTGAGGATGGAGGGTTGAGGATGGCGGTTGAGGACGGAGGTTGAGGATGGCGGTTGAGGATGGAGATTTGAGGATGGCGGGTGAGGATGGCGGTTGAGGATGGCGGTTGAGGATGGAGGGTTGAGGATGGCGGTTGAGGATGGCGGTTGAGGATGGCGGTTGAGGATGGAgggttgaggatggaggttgaGGATGGCGGTTGAGGATGGCGGTTGAGGATGGAgggttgaggatggaggttgaGGATGGCGGTTGAGGATGGCGGTTGAGGATGGAgggttgaggatggaggttgaGGATGGCGGTTGAGGATGGCGGTTGAGGATGGAgggttgaggatggaggttgaggatggcggttgaggatggaggttgaGGATGGCGGTTGAGGATGGCGGTTGAGATCGTCAACATGTTGACTGGTCTTCTAGCCAAACGCTGCTCTGCTGTGGCTGCAGCTGAAGGGAGGGAAGGTTCTGTCTGCATCtaaggtctgtctgtctaccgTCCCAGTCTCTCTGTGTCACCTGGCAATTAGTTTGGTACTAACTTTTTTCTAGCACTGAATGTTTTGAAGGTTTTACTTGAGACGATCATGCTATGTGCTTGTTTTATCCATAGAAATAGATTCTAAAtcgattctatttctatgcttttaCCTTTCCCAGATTGATATGCTTGTCGTACATGGCTCTGTAGTAGGCTATAGATTACTAAATGGTGTACTGTGAGCCTCAGGTTCTAGATGACTACTGTGATTGTGTGGTGCTAGTTGACTAACACCTGTGAATGTCTCAGATTCGGGGTCTGAACCTGGCTACTGGACCTGCTCTACCTGCTCCTGAAGCCCATAGCCATCTACACCAACTTCATCAGCCGCCCAGGGCCCCTCTTTTCTCCAGGCAAGGCCATCACCATCCTCAACCTGGTGGGCTGCCCCATCCTCCTGGCCTGCATGTGTGTGGAGTGTTACCATGCTGCAGCGTAACCCATCCTCTACCTGCATCTGGGGAAGTGGGAGTACCGGCTGGCCGTCTGCGGCCTGCTGTGGGCCATCACCCCGAGTCTGGTCATCCTCACGGGCTTCACGGAACTCGAGGACATCCTCAGCTCGCCGCTGTCATCTCCGTCCTCTTCCTGCTAACGCTGGGCTGTCTAGGGGGCAAGGTCTGGACGCTATGGAAACCGAGCCCCGCCCAGAGTCAGACCCAGGGGAAGACAACTTTGTCTCTGAAGAGGAGGGCCCTGAAGAATGCGCTAGCTGTCCTGGAGCCCACCGCGGTGGCGTATCTTCTGGTTCTAGTGCTCTTCATGCTCTTTTTCCTCATGGAGTCTACAAAGCTGGATACAAAGTTGTGCAATGTTATGAAGATGATGATTTGCTTCCCCAGCTTTGGCAGCTACATTGGTCCCATGTTCTACCTAGCCAGAGCCAGGCAGCTGCAGGTGGGGTGTTTctggagaagaggggggaggaaggcagagaagacagagaaggcagagagcgcagagagagcagagaagacgGAGAAAgcagagaaggcagagagagcagagaggacggagagagcagagaaggcagagagagcagagaagacgGAGAGAGCAGAGAAGGCAGAGCACGCAGTGAGGACGGAGAGAGCAGAGAAGGCAGAGCACGCAGAGAGGacggagagagcagagaagacGGGGAGGgcagagaaggcagagagagcagactgaGGAAGCAGGGAAGACGGAGAGTgcagagaaggcagagagagctgACGGAGACAGCAGAGAAGACGGAGAGAgcagagaaggcagagagagcagaCGGAGATAGCAGAGAAGGCGGAGAGAgcagagaaggcagagagagcagacggagatagcagagaagacggagagagcagagaaggcagagagagcagacggagatagcagagaagacggagagagcagagaaggcagagagagcagaCGGAGATAGCAGAGAAGGCGGAGAGAgcagagaaggcagagagagcagaCGGAGATAGCAGAGaaggtggagagagcagagaaggcagagagagcagacggagatagcagagaagacggagagagcagagaagacagagagagcagacggAGAGAGCAGACGGAGATAgcagagaaggcagagagagcagacagagagagcagagaagacagagagagcagagaagacagagagagcagagaaggcagagagagcagacggagatagcagagaagacggagagagcagagaagacagagagagcagagaaggcagagagagcagaCGGACATAGCAGAGAAGacggagagagcagagaagacagagagagcagagaaggcagagagagcagacggagatagcagagaagacagagagagcagagaagacagagagagcagagaaggcagagagagcagacggagatagcagagaagacagagagagcagagaaggcagagagagcagaCGGAGGTAGCAGAGAAGGCGGAGAGAgcagagaaggcagagagagcagacggagatagcagagaagacggagagagcagagaagacagacagagcagacggAGAGAGCAGACGGAGATAgcagagaaggcagagagagcagacagagagagcagagaagacagagagagcagcgaagacagagagagcagagaagacagagagagcagagaaggcagagagaaatgacggagatagcagagaagacggagagagcagagaagacagagagagcagagaaggcagagagagcagacggagatagcagagaagacagagagagcagagaagacagagagagcagagaaggcagagagagcagacggagatagcagagaaggcagagagagctgACGGAGACagcagagaagacagagagagcagagaaggcagagagagcagaCGGAGGTAGCAGAGAAGACGGCGAGAgcagagaaggcagagagagcagacggagatagcagagaagacggagagagcagagaagacagagagagcagacggAGAGAGCAGACGGAGATAgcagagaaggcagagagagcagacagagagagcagagaagacagagagagcagagaagacagagagagcagagaaggcagagagagcagacggagatagcagagaagacggagagagcagagaagacagagagagcagagaaggcagagagaggagacggagatagcagagaagacagagagagcagagaagacagagagagcagagaaggcagagagagcagacggagatagcagagaaggcagagagagcagacggagatagcagagaaggcagagagagcagacggagagagcagagaagacGAAGTGACTAGTTAGAATATACAGGGATGTATCAGAAAATGTGGTCCTTAAGTTGTCCCTTAGTGTGGCACAGTTTGAACTGCATTATGTAAATGTTGTATGCTTGTTTTTTCAACTACTATTCGCTACCAGCCAAATAAAGTCAAAACCCTTTCTCAAATGACATACCTAGTGAATTCTCTTTCTGCCACCTGTTTGTTCACACTGTCACTCACTCACCAAATGTATCTTCTTGATGAAAAGCATCATCTCATCCATTAGGTGGCGCTATATGACCACAATAATCAATTAACCGTAGGAAGGAATCCTAACTTTCGCTCTCAGGTAACTGTAAATGGACTGATGCCAATAGGGGGGCAagtcccctcctgtccctcttcCCTGTGAGGTAACGTTACACCTGAGGGCCGCTGCGGTTACACTGACCTTTAAATACAGTAACGTAGGTACAGTAGGAGCAGAGGTGGCAGGGTGTCAACCAATCAGCAAAGAGCTTTATATATAACCAATGAAGCTTAGAACAACTCAGGATGGAGAGCGCACGGATGAAGAGCGCACGGGCGGCATGCAAGCGACCAGAGCGTACACTTTCTCAACGATCAAGCCATGGATGTAATATCACCTAGGTTACTTTATCCCGTGGTGTGTAGCATTGCTATCGCAACTCACAGAGAGTGGAAGTAGCTCTAAAACTCTAGTGAACACAGACCAAGGAAAGCGCGTCTCTTCTCTCCGTTCGTGCTTCTCTGATGCATGTGGCAGGTGAGCTCCGTTGGTGCCCCGGCTGTGCCCAATATGCCCATGGCCATGACGGGCGCGGGAGGCTTGCAGTGCAGGCGCAACAGTAAACTAGACTCATTTCTCAAGAGGAACACCGAGCGCGGGGTGTATGAGCGGATCCGCGCCTATGAACCGTGCGTGGTGGTCTCGGAGAGGGTGAATAAGGTGTTCATGCATGTAGTTCTCAGTGATGAGTGTGTGTATCTGGCTGAGTACCCGCCGCGCACCCTCACAACCGCGGTCGATTTCAGACACATCCGAGACATCGAGCTGGTAAGGACTGTCTAGAGAGTTAGGATAGTGTTGGGACATAAATACAATGTTGGAATATTGTGTAATGCAAACATCAACAACTTGAGTGACTTCTATGACTTGCCTTTATGCATAATATCTATTTTTATTGGCCAAAAGACAAGCCATTCTTGTTTGGCTTGACTTGTTtggtcaaacacaaacacacacacacacacatcctcactAATGGAATACTCAGATGGTGGTctcaccacacaaacacacacacacacacacacacacacacacacacacacacacacacacacacacacacacaccacacacacacacacacacacacacacacacacacacacacacacacacacacacacacacaggagttaTTCCTGATTATATACTGAACAGACTGTATGTCATTTGACCCGTTCTCTaactctctgttatctctctgtTTGACCTTTGTATAATTAGTGTCCGGTACTGTCTGCCCTCCTTGGGCCTGGGCTAAGTATAGTGACAGGACGCTGCGCTGCTGATCCTGTCATGTTAAGCCCTGTTTAAC
Encoded here:
- the LOC115180412 gene encoding uncharacterized protein LOC115180412 encodes the protein MSRGGRPPGGWALMWPLTYALALAACSSVSPLLQETTSDPPVATETQTEVRTQPELQTEAQTVAQTQTELQTQPKLQTESSTELETQAATSNHTGLLCVSVLPPRRGSFYVEHGTGVSVGTVLAFWCREGYQLVGSDKISCSVWAGKPQWSNFLPVCEAISMPEDRGLRVAVLASVVSGIVILAMSLSFIICCLQERTGKDRATRRDGRSRRRDAQSRRSECWLEREEGDWDTFPPPKIFHLSQRPDLRLAAESPVYLGGMAGFDNRGYQRSQESLLKAPLPGLFRAESQIIYPHLVLQRVPTPTAPTAPVYLQNMPSSSASNSGCAPSQPHHMPPYPTPQYPIHNSTPQRVPWQMQPH
- the LOC115180180 gene encoding putative uncharacterized protein ENSP00000383309 — translated: MVTLHTHAGQEDGAAHQVEDGDGLAWRKEGPWAADEVGVDGYGLQEQTSQHVDDLNRHPQPPSSTSILNRHPQPPSSTLHPQPPSSTAILNLHPQPSILNRHPQPPSSTSILNPPSSTAILNRHPQPPSSTLHPQPPSSTAILNRHPQPSILNRHPQPPSSPAILKSPSSTAILNLPSSNLHPQPPSSTSILNLHPQPQPSILNPPSSTAILKPPSSTAILNRHPQPSILNPPSSTSILKSPSSISILNPPSSTLHPQPSILNRHPQTSILNRHPHSSILNPPSSTSILNLHPQPSILNPPSSTSILKPPSSTAILNRHPQPSILNPPSSTSILKSPSSISILNPPSSTLHPQSSILNRHPQTSILNRHPHSSILNPPSSTSILNLHPQPSILNPPSSTAILKPPSSTTILNLHPQPPSSTSILNRHPQTSILNRHPQPPSSTLHPQPSILNRHPQTSILNRHPQPSIFNPPSSTSILKSPSSTSILNPPSSTLHPQPPSSNLHPQPPSSNLHPQPPSSTAILNPPSSNLHPQPPSSNLHPQPPSLCSVRSFQILSSPRGHSSSVVVETAGVVEELRIVFQDENDPPPTPPLSLLTY